The proteins below come from a single Anguilla rostrata isolate EN2019 chromosome 3, ASM1855537v3, whole genome shotgun sequence genomic window:
- the slc12a8 gene encoding solute carrier family 12 member 8 isoform X2, with protein sequence MGSKRLINICDWSTQVVLYSRATAPNTMEAPPYSRTPPANNFMLLTSLAGGNSGGNVQELFHENVQGSQSQAFPWWKVNLFVWEPVLFGTWDGVFTTCMINIFGVVLFLRTGWLVGNTGVLLGMLLVSLVVLVALVTVMSGIGVCERCSVGGGGVYSMISTVLGGRVGGTVGLLYVFGQCVAGALYITGFAESIAQVLNLSGAWVVRAISVAVLLGLLGINLAGVKWIIRLQLLLLAVLAVSTLDFVVGSFSHLDPEHGFVGYSEELLQRNSLPDYTPGETFFTVFGVFFPVATGVMAGFNMSSDLQRPEQNIPLGTLAAVFISWFLYLIFVFLLGAICTREALRYDFLIAEKVSLVGFLFLLGLYVSSLASCMGGLYGAPRILQCIAQERVIPALGFLAHGKGPNKTPVAAICLTSLVTMAFVFIGQVNVLAPIVTINFMMTYSIIDYSYFCVAMTYNLQVKEQRHPTREASAHGASRPLINIDHSGYGTGDIMKNQSNGTLLEFTRDLDQILQPPSPLKEETWKTSSFTQRERRSRAPPKQTLMDSFGFWSDGPSDTEHGKSLGDQRMLVTIDEAHRLDGAQPQSELLEESSEKASQQGQELGTWQEKRSSFCSSSPELNYTPDPVLEPSDSAPKPKPQGSEIRLMPKSIYSAFCNQWMALIGAFFSILIMFVIQWVYACINIVVAIILFLYIGQASPGLPIGAAARFSFFRWVRSSLKKVGRKEPTLQDQIVLTPLFLAVGMETRQVTEDNADFASRDRYHVITYIKLNTTLSLSD encoded by the exons ATGGGAAGCAAACGTTTGATAAATATTTGTGATTGGTCAACGCAGGTTGTTCTTTATAGTCGAG CGACTGCGCCAAACACTATGGAGGCTCCACCGTACAGCCGAACGCCGCCAGCGAACAACTTCATGCTTCTGACATCCCTGGCCGGTGGCAACAGTGGCGGAAACGTCCAGGAGCTTTTCCACGAGAATGTGCAG GGGTCCCAGAGCCAGGCCTTTCCCTGGTGGAAGGTGAACCTCTTCGTTTGGGAGCCGGTGCTGTTTGGGACCTGGGATGGGGTCTTCACCACTTGCATGATCAACATTTTTGGCGTGGTCCTGTTTCTGCGGACTGGCTGGCTCGTG GGAAACACAGGCGTGCTGCTGGGAATGCTCCTGGTGTCCCTGGTGGTTCTGGTGGCCCTGGTGACGGTGATGTCGGGGATCGGCGTGTGCGAACGCTGCAGTGTGGGTGGAGGCGGGGTCTACTCCATGATCTCCACGGTCCTTGGGGGCCGAGTGGGAGGAACGGTCGGGCTCCTCTACGTGTTTGGGCAG TGCGTTGCAGGCGCCTTGTACATCACCGGCTTCGCCGAGTCCATCGCCCAGGTGCTGAACCTGAGCGGGGCATGGGTGGTGCGGGCCATCTCCGTGGCGGTGCTCCTGGGCCTGCTGGGGATCAACCTGGCCGGGGTCAAGTGGATCATtcggctgcagctgctgctccttGCCGTCCTGGCCGTCTCCACCCTGGACTTCGTCGTGGGGAGCTTTTCCCACCTTGACCCAG AACATGGCTTTGTTGGATATTCTGAGGAGCTGCTGCAAAGGAACTCGCTGCCGGATTACACACCAGGAGAGACCTTCTTCACTGTGTTTGGAGTTTTCTTTCCGGTTGCCACAG GCGTGATGGCGGGCTTCAACATGAGCTCAGACCTCCAGAGACCGGAGCAGAACATCCCGCTGGGAACGCTGGCCGCGGTCTTCATTTC GTGGTTCCTGTATCTTATCTTTGTGTTTCTGCTGGGGGCCATTTGCACCAGGGAGGCTCTACGCTATGATTTCTTAATAGCAGAAAAG GTCTCCTTGGTGGGTTTCCTGTTTCTCCTGGGCCTCTACGTCTCCTCTCTGGCGTCTTGCATGGGTGGCCTGTACGGGGCCCCCCGGATCCTGCAGTGCATTGCGCAGGAGCGGGTCATCCCCGCCCTCGGCTTCCTGGCACACGGG AAAGGTCCCAACAAGACTCCCGTGGCAGCCATTTGCCTTACCAGCCTGGTGACCATGGCCTTTGTCTTCATCGGTCAGGTCAATGTCCTGGCCCCAATTGTCACCATCAACTTCATGATGACATACAGCATCATCGATTACTCCTACTTCTGTGTGGCCATGACCTACAATCTTCAGGTTAAGGAGCAAAGGCATCCCACAAGGGAGGCCTCTGCTCATGGTGCCAGTAGACCACTCATCAACATTGACCACTCGGGGTATGGAACAGGCGATATCATGAAGAACCAAAGTAATGGGACACTGCTTGAGTTCACCAGGGACTTGGACCAGATTCTTCAACCTCCCAGCCCCTTAAAGGAGGAGACCTGGAAGACCTCCTCTTTCACCCAGCGGGAAAGGAGGTCGAGGgcacccccaaaacaaacactgatGGACAGCTTTGGGTTTTGGTCTGATGGGCCTTCAGATACAGAACATGGTAAAAGCTTAGGCGATCAGAGGATGTTGGTGACTATTGATGAAGCTCATCGTCTTGATGGTGCTCAACCTCAAAGTGAACTACTGGAAGAATCTTCAGAAAAAGCCTCTCAACAAGGCCAAGAATTAGGAACATGGCAAGAGAAGAGGTCTTCGTTCTGTTCCTCCTCCCCTGAGCTAAATTATACACCAGACCCTGTACTGGAACCTTCAG ATTCTGCCCCCAAACCAAAACCACAGGGGTCAGAAATTCGTTTAATGCCCAAGTCAATTTATTCCGCATTCTGCAATCAATGGATGGCACTTATTGGC gCATTCTTCTCCATATTGATAATGTTTGTTATACAGTGGGTATATGCCTGCATCAACATTGTAGTCGCCATTATCCTCTTCCTCTACATTGGACAAGCAAGCCCTGGTCTGCCAATAG